A DNA window from Chelativorans sp. AA-79 contains the following coding sequences:
- the pgi gene encoding glucose-6-phosphate isomerase — protein sequence MCAYEHALDALRRHRRENEDFDLRAAFAADPDRFSRYSLSLGDLLLDFSKCAVTDETLACLEDLADAAAVAERRDMMFSGAHINVTENRAVLHTALRSDPGRPVLLDGKNVMPDVEDVLSAMSRFAEGIRAGGIRGATGRTFTDVVNIGIGGSDLGPVMATLALAPYHDGPRLHYVSNVDGAHIHDTLKALDPETTLFIIASKTFTTIETMTNAATARAWIAERAGEDAVGAHFAAVSTALEKVAAFGIGEERVFGFWDWVGGRYSLWSAIGLPIMIAVGPESFRRFLAGAEAMDRHFRETPMRENMAMMLGLVGFWHRVICGYPARAVIPYDQRLARLPAYLQQLDMESNGKRVMLDGSPAATPTGPLVWGEPGTNGQHAFFQLLHQGTDIIPVEFILAANGHEPELKHHHDLLIANCLAQSEALMRGRTLEEAKAQLLAKGISEAEAAKLAPHRFFPGNRPSLTILYEKLDPFALGRLIALYEHRVFVEAALFRINAFDQWGVELGKELATELLPVVEGKEDASSRDASTAGLVARIAQLRE from the coding sequence ATGTGCGCCTATGAACATGCCTTGGATGCGCTGCGGCGGCACCGCCGGGAGAACGAGGATTTCGACCTGCGCGCGGCCTTTGCTGCCGATCCCGACCGCTTCTCCCGCTATTCGCTTTCGCTCGGCGATCTGCTCCTCGATTTCTCCAAATGTGCTGTGACCGACGAGACGTTGGCGTGCCTGGAAGACCTCGCCGATGCCGCCGCCGTTGCCGAGCGGCGCGACATGATGTTTTCAGGCGCGCACATCAATGTGACCGAGAACCGGGCGGTACTCCACACCGCGCTGCGCAGTGATCCCGGCCGGCCTGTCTTGCTCGACGGCAAGAATGTGATGCCAGATGTGGAGGACGTTCTTTCCGCCATGAGCCGCTTTGCCGAAGGCATCCGCGCCGGCGGGATCAGGGGTGCGACAGGCCGGACATTCACCGACGTGGTGAATATCGGCATCGGGGGGTCTGATCTCGGGCCAGTGATGGCGACGCTGGCGCTCGCACCCTATCACGACGGGCCGCGGCTCCACTACGTCTCCAACGTGGACGGCGCGCACATTCACGACACGCTGAAGGCGCTCGATCCCGAGACCACGCTCTTTATCATCGCCTCGAAGACGTTCACAACCATAGAAACCATGACCAATGCCGCCACGGCCCGCGCGTGGATCGCGGAAAGGGCGGGCGAGGACGCTGTGGGCGCGCATTTCGCCGCGGTCTCAACCGCGTTGGAAAAGGTGGCGGCTTTCGGCATCGGCGAGGAGCGCGTCTTCGGATTCTGGGACTGGGTGGGCGGCCGCTACTCCCTCTGGTCCGCCATCGGCCTGCCGATCATGATCGCGGTGGGGCCAGAGAGCTTCCGGCGCTTCCTGGCTGGCGCGGAGGCGATGGACCGGCATTTCCGCGAGACGCCGATGCGCGAGAACATGGCGATGATGCTCGGCCTTGTCGGTTTCTGGCATCGCGTCATCTGCGGCTATCCGGCCCGCGCCGTGATTCCCTATGATCAGCGGCTCGCCCGGCTGCCCGCCTATCTGCAGCAGCTCGATATGGAATCCAACGGCAAGCGGGTGATGCTCGACGGCAGCCCCGCCGCCACGCCCACGGGGCCGCTTGTCTGGGGCGAGCCCGGCACCAACGGCCAGCACGCATTCTTCCAACTCCTGCATCAGGGCACCGACATCATTCCGGTCGAGTTCATTCTCGCGGCGAACGGGCATGAGCCGGAGCTGAAGCACCATCATGATCTGCTCATCGCCAACTGCCTAGCGCAGTCCGAAGCGCTGATGCGGGGCCGCACGCTGGAAGAGGCGAAAGCCCAGCTTCTGGCGAAAGGCATCAGTGAGGCCGAGGCGGCGAAGCTCGCGCCGCACCGCTTCTTTCCGGGTAACCGGCCGTCGCTCACGATCCTCTATGAAAAGCTCGATCCCTTCGCGCTCGGCCGCCTGATTGCGCTTTATGAGCACCGTGTCTTCGTCGAGGCTGCACTCTTTCGCATCAATGCCTTCGACCAGTGGGGCGTCGAACTCGGCAAGGAGCTTGCCACCGAGCTCCTGCCGGTGGTCGAGGGCAAGGAGGACGCATCCAGCCGCGACGCCTCCACGGCGGGCCTGGTTGCGCGGATCGCGCAGTTGAGGGAGTGA
- a CDS encoding long-chain-fatty-acid--CoA ligase, whose protein sequence is MADATAENTRKSSAKPAGKAEAKSRSRTAKDASGSAKAKTTAGNPAVKATTAEAGQGAKTARKKPSSTTATRGAAAKAQTSGTAGSRSRAAKDGSKEAAAAASTKPASKRATRSSSKTATARSPAENPAEAKMAASAKAAGARASTGKKAARGTTKSSVESIAAAEARSPAGQKSTRKTRAASTSAKTTSRKTAAKSPAGAMEKPWLTSYPEGIPTEIGAFQHSSLPDMLLEACRTFGDRPAFTCMGKTISFTELEKASRDFAAYLQSKGLQKGARVAVMMPNLLQYPVVMMAVLRAGYVVVNVNPLYTPRELEHQLRDSGAEAIVILENFAKTVQASIGKTDVKHVVVATMGDMLGLKGHVVNLVVRRVKKLVPAWELPGHVPFRQALREGAGARFSPPEVALDDLAFLQYTGGTTGVAKGAMLLHRNVLANVIQSEIWLQTAYLSGRKQPERPVFICVLPLYHIYAMTVNAMTGVKLGAQNILITNPRDLPALVKELGKYEFNVFVGLNTLFNALLNNADFQKLDFKHLDFTLGGGMAVQRSVAERWKKLTGQTISEGYGLSETSPVATINRLDRNEFTGTIGLPLPSTDVTIRDDHGRDVKLGEVGEICIRGPQVMAGYWNQPEETAKAIMPDGFLKTGDMGIMDETGHIRIVDRKKDMILVSGFNVYPNEIEDVLAHHPGVLEVAAVGVPDEHSGEAPKVFVVKKDPALTEKQILDYCRENLTGYKRPKHVEFRSELPKTNVGKILRRELR, encoded by the coding sequence ATTGCAGACGCGACCGCCGAAAACACCCGAAAGAGCTCCGCCAAACCCGCAGGAAAAGCAGAAGCAAAGAGCAGATCGCGCACCGCAAAAGATGCGTCGGGCAGCGCCAAGGCAAAGACAACAGCCGGTAACCCGGCGGTGAAGGCAACCACAGCGGAGGCAGGGCAAGGCGCAAAAACCGCACGGAAGAAGCCATCCTCCACCACCGCTACACGAGGAGCGGCCGCCAAGGCCCAAACGAGCGGCACGGCGGGTTCCAGGAGCAGAGCAGCCAAAGACGGAAGCAAGGAAGCGGCAGCGGCGGCTTCGACAAAGCCGGCCAGCAAACGCGCGACTAGATCCTCTTCCAAGACCGCCACCGCACGATCCCCCGCCGAGAACCCCGCGGAGGCCAAAATGGCCGCCTCCGCCAAAGCTGCGGGCGCAAGGGCCAGCACCGGGAAGAAGGCCGCACGTGGGACGACGAAGAGCAGCGTGGAATCGATCGCCGCTGCGGAGGCGAGAAGCCCTGCAGGGCAAAAGTCCACACGGAAGACGCGCGCGGCCTCTACCTCGGCCAAGACGACCTCGAGGAAAACTGCAGCCAAATCCCCGGCCGGCGCGATGGAAAAGCCTTGGCTCACGAGCTATCCCGAGGGCATTCCCACCGAGATCGGCGCATTCCAGCACAGCTCGCTGCCGGACATGCTGCTGGAGGCCTGTCGCACGTTCGGCGACCGGCCTGCCTTCACCTGCATGGGCAAGACGATCAGCTTCACCGAACTGGAGAAGGCCTCCAGGGACTTCGCGGCCTACCTGCAATCGAAAGGCCTCCAGAAGGGTGCGCGCGTGGCGGTCATGATGCCCAACCTGCTGCAGTATCCGGTCGTGATGATGGCGGTGCTGCGCGCGGGCTATGTGGTCGTCAATGTGAACCCACTCTACACGCCCCGCGAGCTGGAGCATCAGCTCAGGGATTCCGGCGCGGAAGCGATCGTGATCCTGGAGAACTTCGCCAAGACCGTGCAGGCGTCCATCGGCAAGACCGACGTCAAGCACGTGGTGGTCGCAACCATGGGCGACATGCTGGGGCTCAAGGGGCACGTCGTGAACCTGGTGGTACGCCGGGTGAAGAAGCTCGTGCCCGCGTGGGAGCTGCCGGGCCATGTGCCCTTCCGCCAGGCTTTGCGCGAGGGTGCGGGCGCCCGCTTCTCGCCGCCGGAGGTCGCGCTCGACGACCTGGCCTTCCTGCAATATACGGGGGGCACGACGGGCGTGGCGAAGGGCGCCATGCTGCTTCACCGCAATGTGCTCGCCAACGTGATTCAGAGCGAAATCTGGCTGCAGACCGCCTATCTTAGCGGCCGGAAGCAGCCGGAGCGGCCGGTCTTCATCTGCGTGCTGCCGCTGTACCACATCTATGCGATGACGGTGAACGCCATGACGGGCGTGAAGCTCGGCGCGCAGAACATTCTCATCACCAATCCACGCGACTTGCCGGCGCTGGTCAAGGAACTCGGTAAGTACGAGTTCAACGTCTTCGTCGGCCTCAACACGCTGTTCAACGCGCTGCTCAACAACGCGGATTTCCAGAAGCTCGACTTCAAGCATCTCGACTTCACGCTGGGCGGCGGCATGGCCGTGCAACGCTCGGTCGCCGAGCGCTGGAAGAAACTCACCGGCCAGACGATCTCGGAGGGCTACGGACTGTCCGAGACCTCGCCCGTGGCGACGATCAACCGGCTGGACCGCAACGAGTTCACTGGAACCATCGGGCTGCCTCTGCCTTCCACGGACGTGACGATCCGCGACGATCACGGGCGCGACGTCAAGCTTGGTGAAGTGGGCGAGATCTGCATTCGAGGTCCGCAGGTGATGGCCGGCTATTGGAACCAGCCGGAGGAAACCGCCAAGGCGATCATGCCCGACGGGTTCTTGAAGACCGGCGATATGGGCATCATGGACGAAACGGGGCATATCAGGATCGTCGACCGCAAGAAGGACATGATCCTCGTCTCCGGCTTCAACGTCTATCCCAACGAGATTGAGGACGTGCTCGCGCACCATCCAGGCGTGCTCGAAGTCGCAGCCGTCGGCGTGCCGGACGAGCATTCCGGCGAGGCGCCGAAGGTGTTCGTGGTGAAGAAGGACCCGGCCCTTACGGAAAAGCAAATCCTCGATTACTGCCGCGAGAACCTCACCGGCTACAAGCGGCCGAAACATGTGGAGTTCCGCAGCGAACTGCCCAAGACGAATGTTGGCAAGATCCTGCGGCGCGAGTTGAGGTAG